Below is a window of Phycisphaerae bacterium DNA.
AAACGCGTGCGCGATCGGCTGACGAATCAGTTGCTGCTGGATGCCTTTCGTATGACACTCGACGGCATGACGGACTACCTGCGGCGCATCCGGCGATTCGATCCGGTTCACCTGTTCGGCTATCCGAGCAGCCTGGCCCGGCTGGCGCGACATGCATGCGACGCCGGCTGGCGCCTTCAGACCCCCTCGCTCAAGGCCGTCTTTGTCACCGGTGAACTCCTGTTGCCGGAGGACCGCGCGGCGATCGAGGCGGCCGCCCAGGTGCCCGTGGCGGACGGCTACGGATCGCGCGAGGCGGGCTTCATTGCGCATCAATGCCGGGCCGGCCGGTATCATGTCACGATGGAGAGCCTGATTGTCGAATTGCTCGGCGACGATCTGAATCCGGTGTCTGACGGACAATCGGGGGAAGTCACGATCACCCACCTTGATGCGCTCGGCATGCCGTTCATCCGCTATCGCACGGGCGATTTCGCACGACGGGCATCGGGAGCTTGTCCCTGCGGCCGCGAGCTGGAGTCCCTTGAGCGAATTGAGGGGCGCCGCACCGACATGCTCCGGACGGCGGACGGCGGCTACGCACACGCCCTGTCAGTCATCTATGCCCTGCGAGACGTGCCGGCGATACGGCACTTCCGAGTGGAACAGCGCGAAAATCTCGATCTCGCAGTGCAGATCATCGCGGACGATTCACTCGACGAAGCGCGGCGCGCCCTGGTGACACGCCACCTTCGAAACCGAATCGGGGAAGGGCCGAGAATCGAACTGCGGGTCGTGGACGAGATTCCGCAATTGCCTTCAGGCAAGCACCGATGCGTCGTCTCGGCGGCGGCTGAATAGGCTGGCGGACCGCAATCGAACCATTCGTGCAGCGTGGCGGTCGTTAGTCGCCGTCTTCGTCATTGCGGGCGACTGCCGGCTCTCCGCCGGCCGGGGCATTCGAATCAACCTCGTCCGAGGTGCGGCGAGTCTGGTCCTTGGGCTTGAGGCCGGGCGAATTGTATGGCTCGGGGCGCTCCAATCCGGGAACGCGATATCGATCGAAGAGCGGCGGATAGGCGGGAACGTAGTCTTTCCACGGACTGATCTCGCGTGCCGCGTCTGCGACATCATTGCGGGCAATGTCCCAGACCACATCGCGCACGAATCGGCGGAACTCCTGCTCGCTCCGAAAGTCAGCCTCGGTGATAGCCCGATCGCACGTTGCATCCTCCTTGAGCCGATCCACCACCTCGGGCGGCAGGATCACCGGGGTTCGGATCGTCGCAACCGCCGCCTGTGTGCGGGTGTTCCAGATCACGCCGACATACTCCGCGTCCGCATCGGATTCCTCCTCGCGAGCATAAATCAGGCACAGACCGCAGTCTCGCGCCAAGGCGACGCGCAGGATGTCACCGCGCGTGCATCCTCGCGGATCCAATCCAGGCTTGCCAAGAAAAACGACCTCGCGAATCGCCGGAAGCTCATCAAACAATTGATTCCAGTAGATCGCGTGCTGCGACGGCAATGGCAGCACCGCCAGCGTTCGATGACCATCTGCACCAAGCCGTGCTTCGATGCGGACGACGCAGATGCCGGAGGGGAGTTGACCCTGGCTCACTTCAGCCAGCAGTGAATGCGCGCCGGCGCGGGTGAACAGTTCCGTGGAAATGCCCAGATCATCCGCCAGCACGGGCACCACCTGATCGCCGGACTGAACCTGGTACTTCGGCGCAGTCTCATTCCGAGAGCAGCCGGCGCCGCTGGCGACGAGGAACAGAATAATCAGCAACGGTACACTGCGGTTACTGCGGCGCTGTCTCCCGATTCCTATTATCCGGTTATTTGCTGCAACTGCATTCACCTTGCTGCTCCTCTGCACGAGAACGGGGGCCGGAAATCCCGGCATCGGTCCTTCGTCGTCTCAGCA
It encodes the following:
- a CDS encoding phenylacetate--CoA ligase family protein produces the protein MSPLLVRKLLLPAHELLLGRRTLRYLRELEASQRLPIDRLRTIQVEKLRALLTHAARNCPYYRDAIHAAGVQPQNATLHDLTRLPTLTKNDIRRHAQRLLESPRRRRLAPYCTGGSSGDPLQFWIDRDRQAADQAARARSRRWFGIDLGEREAYLWGAPVELAAQDRLKRVRDRLTNQLLLDAFRMTLDGMTDYLRRIRRFDPVHLFGYPSSLARLARHACDAGWRLQTPSLKAVFVTGELLLPEDRAAIEAAAQVPVADGYGSREAGFIAHQCRAGRYHVTMESLIVELLGDDLNPVSDGQSGEVTITHLDALGMPFIRYRTGDFARRASGACPCGRELESLERIEGRRTDMLRTADGGYAHALSVIYALRDVPAIRHFRVEQRENLDLAVQIIADDSLDEARRALVTRHLRNRIGEGPRIELRVVDEIPQLPSGKHRCVVSAAAE